The Glandiceps talaboti chromosome 19, keGlaTala1.1, whole genome shotgun sequence genome contains a region encoding:
- the LOC144450271 gene encoding BTB/POZ domain-containing protein 17-like, which yields MATSTHNQSSKEIVGSVDSFVTNLSTNLYNNPDLSDVILEVGAKKYHSHKFLLANFSDVFRTMLVEGRWADAKKPVVTLEETPECVTVFDRFLRFMYCGQIDLDIESVVPLLSLADKYNVHQIKSLCEDYMVRQVENNSNVNGALKWWKFAESFNLGSLSKTCYELICENLDEALVAREWMGLHFDHLCKLLGTTDLYVTDEYELYKGVAKWIQATVTAHSTDEYIAKLLPLIRFPQMKPEQLDSVENSQLCQNNSSKFEKCLYEAFKFHTMGDKTTGKFIGVKFQPRMYEFDMKIQNRLTTLNIWQGNVSNCQSDQYRQYTNFSYTVNAPNKSTESKANQFPSQYRWSLAITSVQFERNKHLIMHFNPNTQHSGMKYRLIITLRVKEAEQAMFGTVLSPGNDTQEGAVKGVLKCSGIVGEFKPHVSSLRSVKSDGDERSEVTTWLKEMYQQLIAKQDTHFAGRGQGGDRRTGPLGQNNVILCAFLYFGEPPQNMSITTKIMVYN from the coding sequence ATGGCAACCAGCACTCATAACCAATCATCCAAAGAAATAGTTGGTTCAGTTGATTCCTTTGTAACCAACCTATCCACAAATCTGTACAACAACCCTGACCTCAGTGACGTAATCCTAGAAGTCGGGGCAAAGAAGTATCATTCCCATAAGTTTCTGCTGGCCAACTTTAGTGACGTTTTCCGTACCATGTTAGTGGAAGGCCGCTGGGCAGATGCTAAGAAACCTGTCGTTACTTTAGAGGAGACACCAGAATGTGTTACAGTATTTGATAGATTTTTAAGATTCATGTATTGTGGTCAGATAGATTTAGATATTGAGAGTGTTGTACCTTTATTATCTTTAGCAGATAAATACAACGTTCACCAGATTAAGTCTTTATGTGAAGATTACATGGTTAGACAAGTAGAAAACAACAGCAATGTAAACGGGGCTTTAAAGTGGTGGAAGTTTGCAGAAAGTTTTAATTTAGGAAGTTTGTCCAAAACTTGCTATGAGTTAATATGTGAAAATTTAGATGAGGCGTTAGTTGCCAGAGAGTGGATGGGATTACATTTTGATCATTTGTGTAAGCTACTAGGAACAACAGATTTGTATGTTACTGATGAGTATGAGTTATATAAGGGGGTAGCTAAGTGGATACAAGCCACAGTGACTGCACACAGCACTGACGAATACATTGCCAAGTTGTTGCCACTAATTCGCTTTCCCCAAATGAAGCCTGAACAGCTTGATTCTGTCGAAAATTCGCAACTTtgccaaaataattcttcaaaaTTTGAGAAATGTTTGTACGAGGCATTTAAATTCCACACAATGGGTGATAAGACCACAGGAAAATTCATTGGTGTAAAGTTTCAGCCACGAATGTATGAATTTGACATGAAGATTCAGAATAGATTAACAACATTAAATATTTGGCAAGGTAATGTCAGTAATTGTCAATCTGACCAGTATCGTCAGTACACTAATTTTTCATACACTGTCAACGCACCCAACAAATCGACAGAATCTAAAGCCAATCAGTTTCCTTCCCAGTACAGGTGGTCCTTGGCGATTACCAGTGTACAGTTTGAGCGAAATAAACATCTCATCATGCATTTTAATCCAAACACACAACACAGTGGTATGAAATACCGACTCATCATCACTTTGAGAGTAAAGGAGGCTGAACAGGCCATGTTTGGGACAGTCCTTTCGCCTGGGAATGATACACAAGAGGGCGCTGTAAAGGGTGTCTTAAAATGTAGTGGTATTGTAGGTGAATTCAAACCTCATGTATCCTCATTACGTTCAGTGAAATCTGATGGAGATGAACGAAGTGAGGTTACTACCTGGTTGAAAGAAATGTACCAGCAACTGATAGCAAAACAGGATACACATTTCGCTGGCAGAGGACAGGGAGGTGATAGAAGAACAGGCCCTTTGGgtcaaaataatgttattttgtgtGCATTCCTATACTTTGGGGAACCTCCCCAAAATATGTCAATTACCACAAAAATAATGGTCTACAACTAA